A window of the Fusarium fujikuroi IMI 58289 draft genome, chromosome FFUJ_chr09 genome harbors these coding sequences:
- a CDS encoding related to glutamyl-tRNA: MSPSKTHHIEPWKLTASEALGKIQADEISVQEYAESLLERIKARDEDVKAWAYLDEKRVMQEARLLDEIPKKNRGPLHGLPIAVKDVIYTKDMPTQFNSPLYDGHFPETDAASVRILRHAGALIFGKTTTTEFAAIHVGPKTHNPHDPLRTPGGSSSGSGAAVADFQAPMALGTQTGGSMIRPASFNGIYGFKPTWNSVSREGQKIYALMYDTLGWYGRCVEDLVLLANVFALQDDDEDEDEDRSFQGIAGARFAICKTSIWPMAGPGTQDALARAADLLRSHGAEVHELELPSTFDDVPEWYRIGLHTEGRTSFLPEYRVGKDQIGQVLIEHVENSDNFTRKTQLMASDSLAAMRPVFDFIASQYAAIITPSVPDEAPVGLESTGSHIFCAMWSGLHVPVLNVPGFKGDHGMPIGLSLVAPRYRDRHLLEVGKAVGEIFQAEGGWETKNE, translated from the exons ATGTCTCCTTCCAAAACTCATCATATCGAGCCATGGAAACTCACGGCTTCTGAAGCTCTTGGGAAGATCCAGGCGGATGAGATTTCAGTTCAAGAGTATGCCGAGTCTTTACTTGAGAGGATCAAGGCACGCGATGAAGACGTCAAAGCGTGGGCATACCTGGACGAGAAGAGGGTCATGCAGGAGGCAAGACTTCTAGATGAGATCCCTAAGAAAAACAGAGGACCTCTCCATGGACTTCCAATCGCTGTAAAGGATGTCATTTACACAAAAG ATATGCCTACTCAGTTCAACTCGCCACTATATGATGGCCATTTCCCTGAGACAGATGCTGCTTCCGTACGAATCCTTCGCCATGCAGGTGCCCTCATCTTCG GTAAAACAACTACGACCGAGTTCGCTGCTATCCATGTCGGCCCCAAGACTCACAATCCTCATGACCCTCTACGCACCCCGGGCGGATCGTCCAGCGGCTCCGGAGCTGCTGTTGCCGATTTCCAAGCCCCCATGGCCCTTGGGACACAGACAGGCGGATCCATGATTCGTCCTGCATCATTCAATGGGATTTATGGGTTCAAACCAACCTGGAACTCTGTATCTCGCGAAGGTCAGAAGATATATGCTCTGATGTACGACACTCTTGGATGGTATGGACGATGTGTTGAAGATCTGGTTCTTCTGGCCAACGTCTTTGctcttcaagatgatgatgaagacgaagacgaagaccgTTCTTTTCAGGGCATTGCAGGGGCACGTTTTGCAATCTGCAAGACGAGCATCTGGCCCATGGCTGGTCCTGGAACCCAAGATGCTCTCGCCCGCGCTGCAGATCTTCTCAGATCCCATGGCGCAGAAGTACATGAGCTTGAGCTCCCTTCGACATTCGATGACGTGCCAGAGTGGTATCGTATTGGGCTTCACACTGAGGGCCGTACCTCTTTCCTTCCAGAGTATAGAGTTGGAAAGGACCAAATCGGCCAAGTCTTGATCGAGCACGTCGAGAACTCCGACAATTTCACTCGAAAGACGCAATTGATGGCTAGCGACAGCTTGGCTGCCATGAGACCTGTCTTTGACTTTATTGCCTCACAGTATGCAGCTATCATCACACCAAGTGTACCGGATGAAGCCCCCGTTGGTCTGGAGAGTACAGGAAGCCATATTTTCTGTGCCATGTGGAGC GGTCTTCATGTCCCAGTCCTGAATGTGCCAGGCTTCAAGGGTGACCACGGCATGCCCATCGGCCTCTCCCTCGTTGCACCGCGATATCGTGACCGCCACCTCTTGGAGGTTGGCAAGGCGGTCGGTGAAATCTTCCAAGCCGAAGGTGGCTGGGAGACCAAGAatgaatga